One Polaribacter reichenbachii genomic window, AATGAATAAAAAACTATCTATTTATTGTATTTCATCAATTCTTTTAGGTATAACTATTTACCTTTTTCAATATTTTAATATTTCTTTACCAAAAATCATTAATAATTATTTGAATGATTTTTTAATTATAGCCATTGTACTTTATATAAGTTTATTGTTTTTAAGATGGTCTAGAAACAACTCTAATTTTACATTAACACTATCCATAATTTTATATGTTTGTTTTATGTATAGTATACTTTTCGAATTTGTTTTCCCTAATTATTTAGCAAGATATACCAAAGATTACGTAGATATTATTTTATATTTTGCAAGCGGATATATTTTCTACAAACTACAAAATAAACTAGATTGAATACACAACATAAAATCTCAAACACCACTATTACCAGAATTTGTGATGCGATTGTGTATGTTGAAGAAAATTTAGATAAAAAACTATCTTTAGCAAAAGTTGCTCAAAAAGCCTTTTTTTCTCCTTACCATTTTCATAGATTATTTAGAGTTGTTACTAATGAAACTTTACAAAATTTCATAAATAGAAAACGAATAGAAAAAGCAGCTTCTTATTTATTACATCAAAAAGAAAAATCTGTAACAGAAGTTTCAGAACTTGTAGGTTATACTAATTTATCATCATTTTCTAAATCTTTTAAAAAATTCTACGGAATTTCGCCAACCAATTTCAAAGAAATTAGTCCAAATAAATTTAGCAAGATTAGCAAAATAGAAAGCAAGAAAGGACAAATTAAAATTAGTTTCGAGCAATATATTTGCAATATCAATAACGCATTAAATTGGTTAAAAATGAATACAAAACCGGCAATAAAAACAACGCCAAGATTAGATTTAGCATACATTTCTCATAAAGGTAAAATTGAAGCAATTGGCAGTGTCTATAATAAATTAGTAAAATGGGCCACTCCAAAAGGTTTAATAAGTGAGCAAACTAAAATGGTTACCATTTATCACGACAGCCCAAAAATTACAGATCCAAATAATATACGAATGAGTGCTTGTATTGTTTTAAATGATCCTATTGATTTAGATGATTCTGTAAATTTAAGAATACTAAGTCCAACAAAATGCATCGTTTCTCGATTCGAAATCACACCTTTTCAATTTCAACAAGCTTGGGAATCTTCCTTTGTTTGGATGACCGAAAATGGCTACAAAAAAGCCGATAATGATCCTTTTGAAATTTACCATAATAATGCTGCAGAACATCCAGAAAACAAGTTTATTGTAGATTTTTGTATTCCTATTTTATAAAATACAACTCATCAACCAAAACTTACAACTCAGTATTTCTTTTTATTTTTTTATCTAGCATCGTTACATCTTTGTATCATCAAAAATTAATAATGATGAAACGAATTTTATTTTTACTATTTACTATAACTCAATTTTCTTTACTAGCCCAAACCACAATTTCTGGTAAAGTTACAGATTCTAAAAAACAACCAATTTTAGGAGCAAGTGTATATTTAGAAGGCACTTACGATGGAACATCAACCAACGAAAAAGGCGAATTTTTATTTACATCAGAAGAAACAGGAACCCAAACATTAGTCATTTCTTTTGTTTCTTTCGAAACTTTTGTTAAAATAGATGATGTTTCTGCATTCAAAAATTTACAAGTAAAACTAAGAGATGATGTTAATTCATTAGATGCAGTAACTATAAACGCGGGTACTTTTAAAGCCGGAGAAAAAGCAAAAGTAACTGTTTTAAAACCTTTAGATATTGTTACAACTGCAAGTGCAGTTGGCGATGTTTTAGGCGCCTTACAAACCTTACCAGGAACCTCTTCTGCAGCAGAAGATGGTCGTCTTTTTGTAAGAGGTGGTAATGCAGAAGAAACGCAAATTTTTATAGATGGTGTTCGTGTTTTTACACCTTACAGTCCATCACCAAACAACGCTCCAACTCGTGGTCGTTATTCACCCTTTTTATTCAAAGGAATTACATTTTCTACTGGCGGTTATTCTGCTGAATATGGGCAAGCTTTATCTGGAGTTTTAGATTTAACAACTATAGACAAACCAGATCAAGAGAAAACAGATATTTCTTTAATGACTGTTGGTGTTGGAGTTGGTAATACACAAATTTGGGGTAAAAATTCATTAAGTGTAAATGCTTCTTATATTAATTTAGATCCTTATACAGCAGCTTTTCCAGATAGAAATCAATGGTTAAAACCTTACCAAGCTGCAAGTGGAGAAGCCGTTTACAGACATAGTTTTAAAGACGATTCTATGTTAAAAATTTATGGAGCATTTAGTTATACTGATTTAGATGTAATTCAAGATGATATTAATTTCGAAGACGGATTTCGTTTTGGTTTGCAAAACAGAAACCTCTACATAAACAGTACCTACAAAAACAAATTTGGCAACAATTGGAAAATAGAAAGTGGTGTAAGTTTTACCAATGATAATTCTACCGTAAAAATTATTGATGATGTTGTAAACAACACTGAAAATTCGGCACATTTTAAAGCAAAAATTAAAAAACAATTTTCTAGCAGATTTAGAATAGCTTTTGGTTCTGAATATTTTATCACAGATTTTAATGAAGATTATACACCAATCAACCATCAAAAATTTGCTTATGGTTTCAATAATAATCTATTTGCATCTTTTGCAGAAACAGACATCTTTTTCTCTAAAAATTTAGCAGCAAAAATAGGAGTTAGAGCAGAAAACTCAGATTTATTAAACCAATTTACAATTTCACCTAGAGCTTCTTTATCCTATAAATCTGGTAAAAATTCGCAATTATCGTTGGCTTATGGTCAGTTTTACCAAAATCCGAATAACAGTTATTTAAAATTTAATCAAGATTTTAAAGCTGAAAATACCACACATTTAATTGCCAATTATCAGCATACAAAAAAGAACCAAATCTTTAGAATTGAGGCCTATTACAAAGACTATAAAGATTTAGTAAAATACGATTCAGAAATAGCTAATTTCGATTCTAATTTCTCAAATAACGGTTCAGCTTATGCAAAAGGTATAGATATTTTCTGGAGACAAAATCAAAAAATTAAAAACACAGATTATTGGGTTTCTTACTCATTTTTAGACACAGAAAGGGATTACAGAAACTACACAACCTCAGCAACACCAAATTTTGCCTCTGCTCATAATTTATCTATTGTGGGTAAACATTGGATCGAAAAATTAAAAAGTCAGGTTGGTATTACCTATAATTTTGCTTCTGGTAGAACGTACACAAACCCAAATGAACCCGGTTTTTTAAACAATAAAACTAAAAGTTACAATTCTGTAAGTTTAAACTGGGCCTATTTAATAGACCAACAAAAGATTTTATATTTCTCTGTAAACAACGCTTTAGGTACCAAAAATGTGTTTGGATACAACTATAAAAACACACCAAATGTTAACGGAAATTTCGACAGACAAGCAGTTGTACCTAATGCCGATCGCTTCTTTTTTGTAGGCTTTTTCTGGACTATAAGTACAGACAAAAAATCGAATCAATTAAATAATCTATAATTTTTTTGTAGCTATTACCTGCTTTCAGCACTCGCTTTTTTTCTGAAAAAGAAAAAAGAGCTCAAACAAATGCTTCAATCAGGGCTAAACTTATTTGCAAACCAATAGCTTAAAAACTAATTATTATAAATTTTAAATAATGAAAACATTTACCACAATCTTATTTCTATTTCTTATTCAATATACTAACGCACAATTCGAAGATCGATTTTATTACCCAAGTAAAAAGTTGAAAAAAATTGAAATTCCGCATACAGAAGAATTTATATCCGTAGAAAAAGACAGTTTACACACTATTTTTTTTCAACCTAAAAAATCAGCAAAAGCAACCATTTTATTTTTTCACGGAGCAGGGGGTAATATTTCTAGTTATCAATTTATGATAGCGCCTTTGGTTAAAAATGGCTATCAAGTTTATGCTGTAGATTTTAGAGGTTATGGTAAATCTACAGGAAATGCAACTCATATTAATGTAGCAACAGATAGTGAAATCGTGTTTTCGAAAATGAAAGAACACAAAGCCATAAAAAACAAAAAACTCATTGTTTATGGTGCTTCTCTAGGTTGCCAAATTGCAACTCACCTTACAAATAAGCATCAAAAAGAAATAGATGCTTTAATTTTAGATGGTGGTTTTTCATCTTTTGCAGATATTGCTAAAGAGAATGCACCAGAACAAGTACATAATTATATAGACAATGTATTAGGTAAAATGTATCCTTCTAAAGAAGAAATAAAATCAATAATAAATATTCCAAAATTAATTATTCATAGTACAGAAGATACATCTATAGCTATACAACATTCTAAAATTGTTTTTAAAAATGCTACAGAACCAAAAGTTTTTTTCACTTCTAAAAAAGATCATTTACTAGCTATAACTTACGAAACTGAAGCTGTTTTATCAAAAATTAATAGTTTATTTACAATTCAGGAATAAAAAATTACAATTGGGTATGTTTCTTGTTTTAAAACCCTAGAAACATCAGATATTTGAATCATCAAACAAAAACAATAAAAAAATAACAATATGAAAAAAATACTTTTAATAGCAACTTTTATCATCAGCGGAATTTTATCAGTTAATGCACAAGATCAAGAAACTTTTAATTTAAAAATAGAAATAGAAGGTATAAAAACCAATAAAGGTAAAATCTATATTGCTATCTATGATAATGAGGCTTCTTTTCTTAAAAGTTCTAAAGGAGTTATTGCAGAAATTAACGATTTAAAATCTACTGCAATTATTAAAAATTTGAAAAAAGGTGAATATGCAATTTCTTTATTTCAGGATGTAAACGAAAATAAAAAAATGGACACTAAAATATTCGGAATTCCGAAAGAACCTTATGGTTTTTCTAATGATGCTACTGGTTTTATGGGACCTCCAAAATATAATGATGCCAAATTTAATTTAGATGCAAACAAGACAATAACTATAAATATAAACTAATGTTACTTAAAAAAACATCTTATTATTTAATTGCCTTTTGTGGAATTTTAATAGGTTTATATCCTTCTGCATATTTTATAGTATCTGATAGAAAATTCGGATTACTTGCAAGTAAATCTACAGAGCTTCTTGCAGATAATTTATGGAACACAATGTTTTATATTCATATTGTTTTAGGAGGTATAGCTTTATTTATAGGATGGCTTCAATTCAATAAAAAATTTAGAAACAAGTATTTAAAACGTCATAAAAACATAGGAAAAATATATATCTTTTCTGTATTACTAAGTTCAATATCAGGACTTTATATTGGTTACTTTGCTACAGGTGGTATTATTGCTAAATCTGGTTTTATGACGATGGCAATTGCTTGGTTTTTAACAACACTATTTGCTTTTACCTCAGTAAAAAAAGGGGATATTAAAAAACATCAAAAACTTATGACTTATAGTTATGCAATTTGTTTTGCAGCTGTAACATTAAGAATTTATTTACCAATATTCACTCCACTTTTTGGCGGCTTTTTACCAGCATACAAACTAATTGCTTGGTTGTGTTGGCTGCCAAATATTCTAGTCGCTTACTTTATTAACAAACAACAATTTAAAACAATAAATTAAACATTAACATTATGAAAAAAGTATTATTTATTATCGCAATTTTCATTGCGACAGGGATTTCTGCGCAAACAAAATATCAAACAGGAATGCAAAAAGCATTTGGTTTATGGCAACAAAATAAATTAACTGAAGCATCGCAATTATTTGAACGTATTTCTAAAGCTGAACCAGACAACTGGTTACCTGCTTATTATGCTGCAACCGTTGAAATTATTGGAAGTTTTGGCATGAAAGATGAAGCTGCTTTAACAGCCAAACTAACAAAAGCTCAAGAATTTGTAGATGTTGCAAAAGCGATCTCAGCAAATAATCCTGAAATTATAATTACACAAGCATTCTTAAATTTAGGATATATTGCTTTTGATGGTCAAAAATATGGGATGACTTTAGGAGGAAAAAACAGTATGTTATATGCTAAAGCACTAGAAATTTCACCTGAAAACCCAAGGGTTATTTTAGCTAATGCAGAATGGAATATGGGTTCAGCTAAATTCTTTGGAAAATCTACGAAACCTTATTGTGCAGAAATTGAAAGAGCAATAGAGTTAGGAAAAAAAGAAAAAATTGAGCAAGAATTTTATCCAAAATTTCAAGTAAAAAGAGCGGAAGAAGTTTTAAAGCAATGCCAAGGATAGTTTAGTTTTCAGTTTTCAGTATTCAGTATTCAGTCGCAGTTGGCAGTAATTTAAGAACTGCTACTGAATACTGAATACTGAAAACTGAGAACTAACTAAGAATTTTATTCACTAAATCTTGTTTCGCTTTTTCATCATCACCAAAAAGCCATTGCAAGACATTTTCTTCCCAAATTTGTCCTTTTTCTACTTCAGTAATTATATTTTTTTCGATGGCTAAATCTAAAATTTTACCAGGATAAGAAGATTGTTTATCACTCTCCATTTCTCCTAAAGGATAAGGATCATCTAAGCCCATTAAAACTTGCTTGGTTCCTTGCCTTTGTAACATCAATTTTAACGAATCTGTATCATGTACTAAAGTATCAAAAAAGATATTTTTATGTCCCACAGCTTTTCTTGGATGATATTTGCCTTCAAACAAATCTGGTCTTCCATCAAAACCTTGAATTCTTCTACCTAAATTCATTTGCGCTAACTGACCTCCATGAGCAAAACAGGTTCTAATATTTTTAAAACGCTCTTGCATTCCGTTTAACGTGTAAAAATGATAAGCATCTCCACATTGAGCTAACATCCAAATTAAATGAAAACGCCAATTGGTGTTTTCTAATTTTATCATTTTATCTCCATCATAAGGATGAATTTCAATCGCCAATTTATATTGATCTGCCAATTCAAAAATGCGGTCATTTTCTTTATCAAAAACACACCTCCATTGCCCAATGGAATCCATAAAATGCGTTGGCAAACACAATACTTTTAACTCTAATTCTTCTACACAACGTTTAATTTCATCTAAAGCACCATAAATAAAACCAGGATGCACTACAAAACCACATGTAAATTTACTTGGATGATTTTTTTGAATCTTTGCATTAAAATCATTTTGAAAACGCAACGCTTTTTTCATTTCTTCTAAACGCAAACCATTACCATACAATTGAGAAAGATTAAGCACAACAGCGTGATCTAACTTATTTCTTTCCATCCATTTTAGTTTTTCATCTAAAAAGAAACTAGAATCTGTTACTGGTCTTTTCCAACCTTTTTGTAACATATGTTTGCGTTCATCATCTACCCAAAAAATTTCTTTTTCCTTCATAAACTGAGGAATTTCTTCTGGATAAGGCAATAAATGCGAATGTCCGTTAATGCGTAATTTTCTGTTTTTCATAATTTAAATGATTGTAAGCTACAAGCCTTAACAATATTTTATTAAGAGATTACTTTGTTATTCTTGTTCGTAGAAACAAACGTAATTTATTTAATTTTTCGAGGTTTTTGCATAACAGTTCCGCAATTACTACATGTACATTTTTCTTTATCAGAATAAAACTTATCGAAAATAATTGGCATATCTGTTTCTATATTATCGAGTTTAAATTCTTCTCTATACAATTGATTTCCACATTTTTCGCAATACCATTCTAAGGCATCTAACATACTTTCTGAACGTGGATATTCGATGACCAAACCTACCGTATTTTCTTTTCTTTGTGGCGAATGTGGTACTTTACCTGGCAGTAAATAAATATCGCCTTCATTAATTTCTACATCAATTTGTTTGCCTTTATCATCTATGATTTTTAAAATCATATCGCCTTCTAATTGATAGAAAAATTCTGGTGTTTCGTTATAATGATAATCTTTTCTGTTGTTTGGCCCACCAACAACCATAACAATATATTCTCCATTATCCCAAACTTGTTTGTTACCTACAGGTGGTTTTAATAAATGACGATGTTCATCAATCCATTTTTTAAAATTTATGGGTTGTACTAGTTTGCTCATTTCTTTTAATATTTAGATGTTTAGATTTAAGAACCAAGACTCTAGAATCTAACCTTAAAATTACTGATTTATATACTTCTATAAATTATCTTATTGTTAGCCTTTTATAACTGATTTTACCAAACAAGTTTAGCCCAGATTGAACGATTTGTTTGAGCTCTTTTTTGTTTTTCACAAAAAAAGCGAGTAGTGAAAGCTGGAAATAGCTTCTAAAGCTACTACAAACTTTTTGTTCTTCCACCATCTACAGGTACGTTAATTCCGTTAATATAACTTGCTTTTTCACTTGCCAAAAACACAATAGCATTTGCAATTTCTTCTGGTTTTGCAAAACGTTTGGCCGGTGAAGCATTCATCATAATTTCTGCAACTTTTTCTATAGGTAAACCTATTTTTTTAGCTTTATTTTTAATAATTTCATTTAACCTTTCTGTGTTGGTTGCACCTGGTAAAACGTTATTTACAGTTATGCCAAATTCGCCCAATTCATTAGCCATAGTTTTAGACCAACTTGCAACTGCACCACGAATGGTGTTGCTTACACCTAAACCATCTAAGGGCTGCTTTACAGAGGTTGATATTACATTAATAACTCTACCAAAACACTTAGTTTTCATAAAAGGAGCAACCGTTTGTACTAAAATATGGTTGCATTTTAAATGTTGGGTAAATGCTCTTTCGAACTCGCCAATTTCTGCATTAAAAATTGGGCCTCCTGCAGGACCACCTGTATTATTTACTAAAATATGAAACTGTAAACTTGATGTTTCTAATACTCTTTTTAACTCTTCTGGTTTCGAAAAATCTGCTACTAAATAATTGTGTTTTTGGTCTGAATTTGGTAGTTCTGCTAAAACTGATTGTAATTTTTCTTCGTTTCTGGCTAACAATGTGATATTTGCACCTTCTGCTGCCAATAAAATTGCTGTTGCTTTACCTATACCTTGTGTGCTTCCACAAACTAATGCGTTTTTATTTTTTAGTTGTAAATTCATAATTATAACTGATGAAAGAATATAGAAAAAAGATCCTAGATATTCAATCTTTTTCTTTTCTCTTGATTCTTGATTCTTATTTACTATCCAAAATCATTTGTTTAATCTTAACTGCTTTTTCAAAATGATCTAATTGATGGGTTTCAATCCACCAAGTGGCAACTTGCATTAATAATTTTGGGTTATCGTTTTTATTCTTGAAAAATGCGTAAAAAGACAAACCAACGTTG contains:
- a CDS encoding AraC family transcriptional regulator, translated to MNTQHKISNTTITRICDAIVYVEENLDKKLSLAKVAQKAFFSPYHFHRLFRVVTNETLQNFINRKRIEKAASYLLHQKEKSVTEVSELVGYTNLSSFSKSFKKFYGISPTNFKEISPNKFSKISKIESKKGQIKISFEQYICNINNALNWLKMNTKPAIKTTPRLDLAYISHKGKIEAIGSVYNKLVKWATPKGLISEQTKMVTIYHDSPKITDPNNIRMSACIVLNDPIDLDDSVNLRILSPTKCIVSRFEITPFQFQQAWESSFVWMTENGYKKADNDPFEIYHNNAAEHPENKFIVDFCIPIL
- a CDS encoding TonB-dependent receptor translates to MKRILFLLFTITQFSLLAQTTISGKVTDSKKQPILGASVYLEGTYDGTSTNEKGEFLFTSEETGTQTLVISFVSFETFVKIDDVSAFKNLQVKLRDDVNSLDAVTINAGTFKAGEKAKVTVLKPLDIVTTASAVGDVLGALQTLPGTSSAAEDGRLFVRGGNAEETQIFIDGVRVFTPYSPSPNNAPTRGRYSPFLFKGITFSTGGYSAEYGQALSGVLDLTTIDKPDQEKTDISLMTVGVGVGNTQIWGKNSLSVNASYINLDPYTAAFPDRNQWLKPYQAASGEAVYRHSFKDDSMLKIYGAFSYTDLDVIQDDINFEDGFRFGLQNRNLYINSTYKNKFGNNWKIESGVSFTNDNSTVKIIDDVVNNTENSAHFKAKIKKQFSSRFRIAFGSEYFITDFNEDYTPINHQKFAYGFNNNLFASFAETDIFFSKNLAAKIGVRAENSDLLNQFTISPRASLSYKSGKNSQLSLAYGQFYQNPNNSYLKFNQDFKAENTTHLIANYQHTKKNQIFRIEAYYKDYKDLVKYDSEIANFDSNFSNNGSAYAKGIDIFWRQNQKIKNTDYWVSYSFLDTERDYRNYTTSATPNFASAHNLSIVGKHWIEKLKSQVGITYNFASGRTYTNPNEPGFLNNKTKSYNSVSLNWAYLIDQQKILYFSVNNALGTKNVFGYNYKNTPNVNGNFDRQAVVPNADRFFFVGFFWTISTDKKSNQLNNL
- a CDS encoding alpha/beta hydrolase, with the translated sequence MKTFTTILFLFLIQYTNAQFEDRFYYPSKKLKKIEIPHTEEFISVEKDSLHTIFFQPKKSAKATILFFHGAGGNISSYQFMIAPLVKNGYQVYAVDFRGYGKSTGNATHINVATDSEIVFSKMKEHKAIKNKKLIVYGASLGCQIATHLTNKHQKEIDALILDGGFSSFADIAKENAPEQVHNYIDNVLGKMYPSKEEIKSIINIPKLIIHSTEDTSIAIQHSKIVFKNATEPKVFFTSKKDHLLAITYETEAVLSKINSLFTIQE
- a CDS encoding DUF2141 domain-containing protein, whose amino-acid sequence is MKKILLIATFIISGILSVNAQDQETFNLKIEIEGIKTNKGKIYIAIYDNEASFLKSSKGVIAEINDLKSTAIIKNLKKGEYAISLFQDVNENKKMDTKIFGIPKEPYGFSNDATGFMGPPKYNDAKFNLDANKTITININ
- a CDS encoding DUF2306 domain-containing protein gives rise to the protein MLLKKTSYYLIAFCGILIGLYPSAYFIVSDRKFGLLASKSTELLADNLWNTMFYIHIVLGGIALFIGWLQFNKKFRNKYLKRHKNIGKIYIFSVLLSSISGLYIGYFATGGIIAKSGFMTMAIAWFLTTLFAFTSVKKGDIKKHQKLMTYSYAICFAAVTLRIYLPIFTPLFGGFLPAYKLIAWLCWLPNILVAYFINKQQFKTIN
- a CDS encoding tetratricopeptide repeat protein: MKKVLFIIAIFIATGISAQTKYQTGMQKAFGLWQQNKLTEASQLFERISKAEPDNWLPAYYAATVEIIGSFGMKDEAALTAKLTKAQEFVDVAKAISANNPEIIITQAFLNLGYIAFDGQKYGMTLGGKNSMLYAKALEISPENPRVILANAEWNMGSAKFFGKSTKPYCAEIERAIELGKKEKIEQEFYPKFQVKRAEEVLKQCQG
- a CDS encoding amidohydrolase family protein is translated as MKNRKLRINGHSHLLPYPEEIPQFMKEKEIFWVDDERKHMLQKGWKRPVTDSSFFLDEKLKWMERNKLDHAVVLNLSQLYGNGLRLEEMKKALRFQNDFNAKIQKNHPSKFTCGFVVHPGFIYGALDEIKRCVEELELKVLCLPTHFMDSIGQWRCVFDKENDRIFELADQYKLAIEIHPYDGDKMIKLENTNWRFHLIWMLAQCGDAYHFYTLNGMQERFKNIRTCFAHGGQLAQMNLGRRIQGFDGRPDLFEGKYHPRKAVGHKNIFFDTLVHDTDSLKLMLQRQGTKQVLMGLDDPYPLGEMESDKQSSYPGKILDLAIEKNIITEVEKGQIWEENVLQWLFGDDEKAKQDLVNKILS
- a CDS encoding 3-hydroxyanthranilate 3,4-dioxygenase, whose protein sequence is MSKLVQPINFKKWIDEHRHLLKPPVGNKQVWDNGEYIVMVVGGPNNRKDYHYNETPEFFYQLEGDMILKIIDDKGKQIDVEINEGDIYLLPGKVPHSPQRKENTVGLVIEYPRSESMLDALEWYCEKCGNQLYREEFKLDNIETDMPIIFDKFYSDKEKCTCSNCGTVMQKPRKIK
- a CDS encoding SDR family oxidoreductase; amino-acid sequence: MNLQLKNKNALVCGSTQGIGKATAILLAAEGANITLLARNEEKLQSVLAELPNSDQKHNYLVADFSKPEELKRVLETSSLQFHILVNNTGGPAGGPIFNAEIGEFERAFTQHLKCNHILVQTVAPFMKTKCFGRVINVISTSVKQPLDGLGVSNTIRGAVASWSKTMANELGEFGITVNNVLPGATNTERLNEIIKNKAKKIGLPIEKVAEIMMNASPAKRFAKPEEIANAIVFLASEKASYINGINVPVDGGRTKSL
- a CDS encoding DUF6500 family protein, whose protein sequence is MNKEINEKIIQVCDDKIAKKGDNVGLSFYAFFKNKNDNPKLLMQVATWWIETHQLDHFEKAVKIKQMILDSK